One segment of Thermincola ferriacetica DNA contains the following:
- the recJ gene encoding single-stranded-DNA-specific exonuclease RecJ, whose product MEHYKTIWSFHNNNTFIQELLARRLGISKITAQILANRGICSVEEARTFLFGSLEDLYDPLQMHGMEEAVQRIKQAIKENQRILVYGDYDVDGITSTVLLLDTLEFLGAACDFYIPHRLTEGYGLNINSLKTIKEQGFNLVITVDCGISSADEVSWARDNGLEIIITDHHEPPEHIPQAYAVINPKQAWCTYPFKELAGVGVAFKLAQALLRAHEKEYLAPKLLDLVALGTVADMVPLVGENRITTKQGLQLINAGHREGLAALIEVAGLADQSIDSEQISFALAPRLNAVGRIDHAAKGVRLLREKNREKAVSIAKALDRANKERQAIENLIFTEAVEIIESNSLLDNKAFVLARPDWHLGIVGIVASKLVNRYCRPVILLSVNGEVAKGSARSIPGFNLFAALQSCEAFLKKYGGHSQAAGLTLNVDDISAFTAAFNEIVDQQITAEHMAETLPIDGEISFKDVTFDLYNQLVALEPFGFGNPTPLFACRQADIIDCRKVGSDGKHLKMKIMNEKLLMEAIGFNLSACKNSINFADKIDIVFELKKNDWNGRSNLQLNVRAIKQAGSPDNPFRASSPSAEQETPKSFLDELFDHAAEYLVDDYYRNIGEKEEFYTKVVGVSFDNRQEIVARLREGEKLFLVREHNNPHDPNAVRVENRSGEQVGYLNARLAKHFAPLLDKGEQYLTLVSNVTGGQDKNYGLNIIIQKVQDKSFAEKRAILADIRKRLKSLDEKKLLEAVRGALLGPYPYRESQLAALQSLLEGNNTLAIFGTGRGKSAVFQSMAVYKAIKEDALTIIVYPLRALVNDQYEAMLNKLSALGMRIYKGNGTLSAGERAMLFAVLEAGDIDILLTTPEFLSFHMEKILAMPKKIGLFVVDESHHISMSSLSHRPAYKRISHIAEGLGRPLTLAVTATANDEVAQEIIAVLAINQVVIDPYVRKNLQLIDKRGIEDKSAYIKQVLATGGKTIIYVNSRLKAVELALMLREANPHLADKIAYYHAGLKNEHRHTIEKMFKEGELLAIVATSAFGEGIDIPDVRHVVLYHLNFNFTEFNQQSGRAGRDGGTSHIHLLCGPKDIRINEFILELAAPGRDFLAALYTALQQLKNDWGEIRLTNKEIAHKMEKAGMRLAKDSSVSCGLGILEELGLIRRESVGRERQIFVNPPPGNKINLENSLRFLEGQEEKAAFQEFQQAFFDASSEELLNQVNRAIFPSKYATNSGIEGQMLNSTLG is encoded by the coding sequence ATGGAGCATTATAAAACGATCTGGTCTTTTCACAATAACAACACTTTTATCCAGGAACTTTTGGCCCGCCGGTTAGGTATTTCTAAAATAACGGCCCAAATTTTAGCTAACAGGGGCATCTGTTCTGTTGAGGAAGCCCGGACTTTCCTTTTCGGTTCTCTGGAAGACCTGTACGACCCCTTGCAGATGCACGGCATGGAGGAGGCAGTACAGCGAATAAAGCAGGCTATCAAAGAAAATCAGCGTATTTTGGTGTATGGTGACTACGATGTGGACGGCATAACCAGTACGGTATTACTGCTTGACACTCTTGAATTTCTGGGCGCTGCTTGTGACTTTTACATACCGCACCGGCTGACAGAAGGCTACGGGTTAAATATAAATAGCCTGAAAACGATTAAGGAACAAGGTTTCAATTTAGTTATTACTGTTGATTGTGGAATATCTTCCGCTGATGAAGTGTCCTGGGCCCGGGACAACGGATTGGAGATTATTATTACTGACCACCATGAGCCGCCGGAACATATCCCGCAGGCTTATGCCGTGATCAACCCCAAACAGGCCTGGTGTACATACCCTTTTAAAGAATTGGCCGGCGTGGGCGTGGCCTTTAAACTTGCCCAGGCGCTTTTACGGGCCCATGAAAAAGAATACTTGGCCCCCAAATTGCTGGACCTTGTAGCTTTAGGCACGGTAGCTGATATGGTTCCGCTAGTCGGGGAAAACAGGATTACTACTAAGCAGGGTCTGCAATTAATTAATGCCGGCCATCGGGAAGGACTGGCAGCCCTGATTGAGGTGGCCGGTCTGGCGGACCAAAGCATTGATTCTGAGCAGATTTCCTTTGCTCTTGCGCCCAGGCTAAATGCCGTGGGCAGAATTGACCATGCAGCTAAAGGTGTAAGGTTACTGCGGGAAAAAAACAGGGAAAAGGCTGTCAGTATCGCCAAAGCGCTGGACAGGGCCAACAAGGAAAGACAGGCCATTGAAAATCTTATTTTTACGGAGGCTGTGGAAATTATCGAAAGTAATAGTCTTTTAGACAACAAAGCGTTTGTTTTGGCTCGGCCTGACTGGCACCTGGGAATAGTCGGGATTGTTGCTTCCAAATTGGTTAACAGGTACTGTCGGCCGGTGATTTTGTTGTCTGTGAACGGCGAGGTTGCTAAAGGTTCAGCCAGAAGCATACCGGGCTTCAACTTGTTTGCGGCCCTGCAGTCGTGCGAGGCGTTTTTAAAGAAATATGGAGGCCACAGCCAAGCTGCCGGTTTAACTTTGAACGTTGATGATATTTCTGCTTTTACCGCTGCTTTCAATGAAATTGTAGATCAACAGATTACTGCAGAGCATATGGCCGAAACGCTCCCAATTGATGGAGAAATCTCTTTCAAGGATGTGACCTTTGATTTATATAACCAACTGGTGGCGTTGGAACCTTTCGGGTTTGGCAACCCGACGCCGCTCTTTGCTTGCCGTCAGGCGGATATTATTGATTGTCGGAAGGTCGGTAGCGATGGTAAGCACCTGAAAATGAAAATAATGAACGAAAAGCTGCTGATGGAAGCTATTGGTTTTAATTTATCGGCATGCAAAAATTCAATAAATTTCGCAGACAAAATAGATATAGTTTTTGAACTGAAGAAAAATGACTGGAACGGCAGGTCCAACCTGCAGTTAAACGTCAGGGCCATAAAACAGGCAGGTTCTCCCGACAATCCTTTTAGAGCCAGCTCCCCATCCGCAGAACAGGAGACGCCGAAAAGCTTTCTTGACGAGCTGTTTGACCATGCGGCAGAGTACCTTGTTGACGACTACTACCGCAATATTGGTGAAAAGGAAGAGTTTTATACTAAAGTTGTCGGTGTTAGTTTTGATAATAGGCAGGAAATTGTGGCCAGGCTGAGAGAAGGAGAAAAATTGTTCCTGGTCCGGGAACACAATAACCCGCATGACCCAAATGCAGTGCGGGTTGAAAACAGGAGCGGGGAACAGGTAGGATATCTCAATGCCCGTTTAGCCAAACATTTTGCGCCGTTGCTGGATAAAGGGGAACAATACCTGACCCTGGTTTCCAATGTAACCGGCGGACAGGATAAAAACTACGGGCTGAATATTATTATTCAAAAGGTTCAGGATAAATCTTTTGCTGAGAAACGGGCTATTCTTGCAGACATCAGGAAACGCCTAAAATCCTTGGACGAAAAAAAATTGTTGGAAGCTGTCCGGGGAGCACTCCTGGGGCCTTACCCCTATCGGGAGTCGCAGCTTGCGGCTTTGCAGAGCCTTTTGGAAGGTAACAATACCTTGGCTATTTTTGGAACGGGCAGAGGTAAATCCGCTGTCTTTCAATCCATGGCTGTGTATAAAGCTATTAAAGAAGATGCTCTGACTATCATAGTTTATCCTCTGCGCGCTCTGGTTAATGACCAATATGAAGCCATGTTAAACAAACTTTCAGCGCTGGGCATGCGCATTTATAAGGGCAACGGCACCCTCAGCGCCGGCGAAAGGGCGATGCTTTTTGCCGTATTGGAGGCCGGTGATATAGATATTTTGTTAACTACGCCTGAGTTTTTGTCTTTCCACATGGAAAAAATCTTGGCCATGCCCAAAAAAATAGGACTGTTTGTGGTGGACGAAAGCCATCATATCAGCATGTCTTCGTTGTCCCACCGGCCTGCATACAAACGTATTTCCCATATAGCGGAAGGCCTGGGCCGGCCTCTTACTCTTGCCGTTACCGCAACAGCCAACGATGAAGTTGCGCAGGAAATAATTGCTGTGCTGGCAATTAACCAAGTGGTCATCGACCCATATGTGAGGAAAAACTTACAGTTAATAGATAAACGAGGGATTGAGGATAAAAGCGCTTATATTAAACAGGTGCTGGCCACCGGCGGAAAAACGATTATCTATGTTAACAGCCGTCTGAAAGCTGTTGAACTGGCCCTGATGCTAAGGGAAGCTAATCCTCATCTAGCCGATAAAATTGCCTATTACCATGCCGGACTGAAGAATGAGCACCGGCATACAATTGAAAAAATGTTTAAGGAAGGCGAGCTTCTGGCTATTGTGGCAACTTCTGCCTTTGGTGAAGGAATTGACATCCCTGATGTACGGCATGTAGTATTGTACCACCTGAATTTCAATTTTACCGAGTTTAACCAGCAGAGCGGCCGGGCCGGTCGCGACGGGGGTACAAGCCATATTCACCTCCTTTGTGGGCCAAAGGATATCAGGATTAACGAATTTATCCTGGAATTGGCGGCGCCGGGGCGGGATTTTCTGGCTGCGCTTTATACAGCGCTGCAGCAGTTGAAAAATGATTGGGGAGAAATCAGGTTAACCAACAAAGAAATTGCTCACAAAATGGAAAAGGCGGGGATGCGCCTGGCCAAGGACAGTTCTGTATCCTGCGGTCTGGGCATACTGGAAGAATTAGGACTTATACGCCGGGAATCGGTCGGAAGAGAAAGGCAAATATTTGTCAACCCGCCGCCGGGAAATAAAATAAACCTGGAGAACTCGTTGCGATTTCTTGAGGGACAGGAAGAGAAAGCGGCTTTTCAGGAATTTCAGCAGGCGTTTTTTGACGCTTCATCAGAAGAACTGCTCAATCAGGTAAACCGGGCGATTTTTCCGAGTAAATATGCAACAAATTCCGGAATTGAAGGGCAGATGCTCAATAGCACATTGGGATAA
- a CDS encoding RelA/SpoT family protein, with translation MGLDKLLAKIKQYNPQVDEKFIEETYRFAEKAHEGQTRISGEPYIIHPLSVAHILADLELDVVTIAAGLLHDVVEDTDSPLETIEEKFGVEIALLVDGVTKLSRISYKNKMEQQVENLRKMFLAMAKDIRVILIKLADRLHNMRTLKHLAEPKQKEISEETLEIFAPLAHRLGIFKIKWELEDLALRYLEPKKYYELVDGIAQKRAEREEYIARVTQILAEKLENVGIKADIQGRPKHFYSIYKKMLEQQKELAEIYDLLAVRVIVDTVKDCYGALGIIHTLWKPIPGRFKDYIAMPKSNMYQSLHTTVIGPNGEPFEIQIRTWEMHRTAEYGIAAHWRYKEGGGRGDEEFENKLAWLRQLLEWQNDMRDAREFMETLKIDLFSDAVFVFTPKGDVVELPAGAIPIDFAYRIHTQVGHRCIGAKVNGKIVPLDYKLANGDIVEILTQKQAAGPSRDWLNIVKTSEARSKIRAWFKKEKREENIIKGRDALEKEVKKAGYDVAEFLKPERLSELPRKFNLVTLDDLYASLGNGVFTPQQVIAKLKDEQQKQGKNVKIEELLKKEHSKKKKASSQGIKVEGQQDVMIRLARCCNPVPGDPIIGYITRGRGVSVHRKDCRNLVNHSLSEGERMIQVSWDDTDRGSYHVHLEISAMDRAGLLTDVMLILSEMRISADWVNARGTKNKQATIDLVLEIGSLEQLENIMSKIRRVKDVYDVWRVTPKV, from the coding sequence ATGGGCCTGGATAAACTTTTGGCAAAAATAAAACAGTACAACCCTCAAGTTGATGAAAAATTTATTGAAGAAACATACAGGTTTGCGGAAAAGGCCCACGAAGGTCAGACCAGGATTTCGGGGGAACCTTACATTATACATCCGCTCAGTGTTGCGCACATTCTGGCTGATTTAGAACTGGATGTTGTTACCATCGCGGCCGGATTATTGCACGATGTCGTTGAAGACACGGATAGTCCTCTAGAAACCATTGAGGAGAAATTCGGAGTTGAAATTGCCCTGCTTGTTGACGGCGTTACCAAGTTAAGCCGTATTTCATATAAAAACAAGATGGAACAACAGGTTGAAAACCTGCGCAAAATGTTTTTGGCCATGGCTAAAGACATTCGGGTTATATTGATAAAATTGGCTGACCGCCTTCATAATATGCGCACACTCAAACATCTGGCGGAACCCAAGCAAAAGGAAATATCCGAAGAGACCCTTGAGATATTTGCGCCATTGGCCCACCGGCTCGGTATTTTCAAAATAAAGTGGGAACTTGAAGACCTGGCCCTCAGGTACCTGGAGCCTAAGAAATATTACGAACTGGTTGACGGTATTGCCCAAAAACGGGCAGAGCGGGAAGAATATATCGCCCGGGTGACCCAAATATTGGCGGAAAAGCTTGAAAACGTCGGGATAAAAGCCGATATCCAGGGCAGGCCGAAACATTTTTACAGTATTTATAAAAAAATGCTGGAGCAACAGAAGGAACTGGCAGAAATTTATGATTTACTGGCGGTACGGGTTATTGTCGATACAGTAAAAGACTGCTATGGCGCTCTCGGTATCATTCATACCCTTTGGAAGCCCATACCGGGGCGTTTCAAGGATTACATTGCCATGCCCAAGTCAAATATGTACCAGTCACTGCATACAACGGTTATCGGTCCGAACGGCGAACCTTTTGAAATTCAGATCCGGACCTGGGAAATGCACCGCACCGCCGAATACGGTATCGCGGCTCACTGGAGGTATAAAGAAGGTGGTGGCCGTGGCGATGAAGAATTCGAGAATAAGCTGGCCTGGTTGCGGCAATTGTTGGAATGGCAGAATGATATGCGTGACGCCAGGGAATTTATGGAGACTCTTAAGATAGACCTGTTTTCCGACGCAGTATTTGTATTCACTCCCAAAGGCGATGTTGTAGAACTGCCTGCCGGCGCAATACCTATAGACTTTGCTTACCGTATTCACACACAGGTAGGTCACCGCTGTATCGGCGCCAAAGTAAACGGCAAGATAGTGCCTCTTGATTATAAGCTGGCCAATGGCGATATAGTGGAAATATTGACGCAGAAGCAGGCAGCCGGGCCCAGCAGGGACTGGCTGAATATAGTAAAAACTTCGGAAGCCAGGAGTAAAATTCGGGCCTGGTTTAAAAAAGAAAAAAGAGAGGAAAATATCATCAAGGGGCGGGATGCCCTTGAAAAGGAAGTTAAAAAAGCAGGTTACGATGTAGCAGAATTTTTAAAGCCTGAAAGACTATCAGAGCTTCCGCGGAAATTTAATCTCGTCACCCTTGATGATTTATACGCCTCCCTGGGTAATGGGGTTTTTACTCCCCAGCAGGTTATAGCCAAACTGAAGGATGAACAGCAGAAGCAGGGTAAGAACGTCAAGATAGAGGAATTATTAAAGAAAGAGCATTCCAAAAAGAAGAAAGCGTCAAGCCAGGGGATTAAGGTAGAAGGGCAGCAGGATGTTATGATCCGCCTGGCCCGGTGCTGCAATCCTGTACCCGGCGACCCCATCATTGGCTATATTACCAGGGGACGGGGAGTTTCAGTGCACAGGAAAGACTGTCGAAACCTTGTCAACCACAGCCTGAGTGAAGGCGAACGGATGATTCAGGTTAGTTGGGACGATACAGACAGGGGTTCTTATCATGTGCATTTGGAAATATCAGCTATGGACCGGGCCGGTCTGCTTACAGATGTTATGCTCATTTTGTCTGAAATGAGAATAAGCGCTGATTGGGTGAATGCCCGGGGGACTAAAAACAAACAGGCTACCATTGATCTGGTGCTGGAAATCGGCAGCCTCGAGCAATTGGAAAACATTATGAGCAAAATTCGCCGCGTGAAAGATGTTTACGATGTTTGGCGGGTCACTCCAAAGGTTTAA
- the dtd gene encoding D-aminoacyl-tRNA deacylase produces MRAVVQRVTHGKVTVNSEVVGAIGQGLVVLLGVGNGDTVEDARYMADKIVNLRIFEDAGGKMNLSLLDIAGEVLAVSQFTLYGDCRKGRRPGFAEAAPPAEAEKLYLKFVDFVQGYGVKVEQGRFRTHMVVDIQNDGPVTLLLDSKKNF; encoded by the coding sequence GTGAGAGCAGTAGTTCAAAGGGTTACGCATGGAAAAGTAACGGTTAATTCGGAAGTTGTCGGCGCAATAGGCCAAGGTTTAGTAGTATTATTGGGTGTCGGTAATGGCGATACTGTAGAAGATGCCCGGTATATGGCTGACAAAATTGTTAACTTACGCATTTTTGAAGATGCCGGCGGCAAGATGAACCTGTCCCTGCTGGATATTGCGGGAGAGGTCCTGGCCGTTTCACAATTTACTTTATACGGAGACTGCAGAAAGGGCAGAAGGCCGGGGTTTGCGGAGGCCGCTCCACCAGCGGAAGCAGAAAAACTTTATTTAAAATTTGTAGATTTCGTTCAGGGTTATGGGGTTAAGGTAGAGCAGGGAAGGTTTAGAACCCATATGGTAGTTGATATCCAAAATGACGGTCCGGTAACCCTGCTGCTGGACAGTAAAAAGAATTTTTAA
- a CDS encoding MBL fold metallo-hydrolase encodes MNIKSMAVGPMGANCYIVNCEETKEAAVIDPGGDAAKIISYLNNQGLQLKYIINTHGHIDHIAANEELKEKTGAELLIHTQDAAMLENPNLNLSAFMGVPVRQQPADRLLNDGDEIEIGNVKLKVIHTPGHTRGGICLLAGDVVFTGDTLFAGSIGRTDFPGGSFDEIIRSIKTKLMTLPDDTEVYPGHMGKSSIGQEKKYNPFLA; translated from the coding sequence ATGAATATCAAAAGTATGGCCGTGGGGCCTATGGGGGCAAATTGTTATATCGTCAACTGCGAGGAGACAAAAGAGGCGGCTGTCATTGATCCCGGCGGAGATGCTGCGAAAATTATATCTTACCTCAACAATCAGGGTTTACAGTTAAAATATATCATTAACACTCATGGGCATATAGACCATATCGCTGCCAATGAGGAGTTAAAGGAAAAGACAGGCGCTGAACTGCTGATACATACGCAGGATGCGGCTATGCTGGAAAACCCCAATTTGAATCTTTCGGCTTTTATGGGTGTGCCTGTTAGACAGCAGCCGGCAGACCGTTTGTTGAATGATGGTGACGAAATCGAGATAGGTAATGTAAAACTAAAGGTTATCCATACTCCTGGGCACACCAGGGGAGGTATCTGTCTCCTGGCCGGAGACGTAGTCTTTACCGGCGATACGCTTTTTGCCGGTTCCATTGGGAGAACCGATTTTCCCGGCGGTTCCTTTGACGAAATTATCAGGTCCATTAAGACCAAATTAATGACCCTACCCGACGATACGGAAGTGTACCCCGGGCATATGGGGAAATCCAGTATCGGGCAGGAGAAAAAGTATAATCCATTTCTTGCCTAA
- a CDS encoding delta-lactam-biosynthetic de-N-acetylase, with product MQKKNLVLIIGVLAFGFILGLNVRWFDQKEFINENRFSLPNSVQRKPEPVSPTQRVPEGWGFVKSRDGKTPEITVRQKQLIKKYGALFVGNTGKKQVTLTFDMGYEKEGLTPAMLDTLKKHNVKASFFVTAHWLRSNRELAKRMVAEGHLLGNHTCSHKSLPTLSEEKIKAEIRGWENVAKEVTGSLPKYKYMRPPMGEYSEKSLRVTQELGYTTAFWSIAMRDWMPMGGAHKAVEGVVNYLHNGAVVLLHGNSEEVVQGLEQIILQTRAKGFKIVPIYEIDK from the coding sequence ATGCAGAAAAAAAATTTGGTCCTGATTATTGGGGTTCTGGCTTTTGGATTTATTTTGGGGTTAAATGTTCGCTGGTTTGACCAAAAGGAGTTTATTAATGAAAACCGTTTTTCCCTGCCAAATTCGGTACAACGGAAACCTGAACCGGTTTCACCTACCCAAAGGGTGCCCGAGGGTTGGGGGTTTGTAAAATCCCGGGACGGTAAAACACCGGAAATAACTGTTCGCCAAAAACAGTTGATTAAAAAATACGGTGCCCTTTTTGTCGGCAATACCGGCAAAAAACAGGTTACTCTGACTTTCGACATGGGTTACGAAAAAGAAGGATTAACTCCTGCTATGCTGGATACTCTGAAAAAACATAATGTTAAAGCCAGTTTCTTTGTTACTGCTCACTGGCTGAGATCAAATCGGGAGTTGGCTAAAAGAATGGTGGCCGAAGGCCATTTATTAGGCAATCATACCTGTTCCCACAAAAGCCTACCTACCCTCAGTGAAGAAAAAATAAAAGCCGAGATTCGCGGCTGGGAGAATGTGGCCAAAGAAGTAACAGGTAGCCTGCCAAAATATAAATACATGCGACCGCCGATGGGGGAATACAGTGAAAAAAGTCTCAGGGTAACTCAGGAACTAGGGTATACCACTGCTTTCTGGAGTATCGCTATGCGCGACTGGATGCCGATGGGAGGCGCCCATAAAGCTGTTGAGGGAGTGGTAAACTATCTGCACAATGGAGCAGTAGTTCTCCTCCATGGCAACTCCGAAGAGGTTGTCCAGGGGCTGGAACAAATTATTTTACAGACCAGGGCTAAGGGTTTTAAAATTGTTCCTATTTATGAAATAGATAAATAA
- a CDS encoding PHP domain-containing protein: MAVDLHIHTSASDGNISPAEVVDLAVQAGLKTIAFADHENTAGYTAVKDMAEGKGLEIIPALELQTWHKNKEIHILGYFIDVNDINFQKRLTELRKDKNRCAMAMVEKIRRCGFDIEWDEVERLSCFGGPISKGHIMQVLKLKGYIKTREDAARILGLYFNQEGKAYSCYNFPSAEAVDLIKSARGIPILAHPGLIGDDNLVLDLIKMGISGLEVYYNYFGPNKNNYIAKYEKMALDHGLLMTGGSDYHGTITPVVLGETEIPDAVVASLKESKKLF, from the coding sequence ATGGCTGTTGATTTACACATTCATACCAGCGCTTCTGACGGAAATATCAGCCCTGCGGAGGTTGTTGACCTGGCGGTACAAGCAGGTCTAAAAACAATTGCTTTTGCCGACCATGAAAATACGGCCGGATATACTGCAGTGAAGGATATGGCAGAGGGTAAAGGACTGGAAATTATACCTGCCCTTGAGCTGCAGACCTGGCATAAAAACAAAGAAATCCATATTTTGGGATATTTTATTGATGTAAACGATATTAATTTTCAAAAACGCTTAACCGAACTGCGAAAGGATAAAAACCGGTGTGCCATGGCCATGGTGGAAAAAATTCGCCGTTGTGGTTTTGACATAGAATGGGATGAAGTAGAAAGACTTAGTTGTTTTGGCGGGCCTATATCAAAAGGGCATATCATGCAGGTTTTAAAATTAAAGGGCTACATTAAAACCAGGGAAGATGCCGCTAGGATATTGGGATTATATTTTAACCAGGAAGGAAAAGCCTACAGTTGTTATAATTTCCCTTCTGCCGAGGCGGTAGATTTAATTAAATCAGCAAGGGGAATTCCTATCCTGGCTCATCCGGGGTTAATAGGAGACGATAATCTGGTATTGGATCTCATTAAAATGGGCATATCGGGTCTGGAAGTGTATTATAATTATTTTGGGCCCAACAAGAATAACTATATAGCCAAATATGAGAAAATGGCTTTAGACCATGGTCTGCTGATGACAGGCGGAAGCGATTACCATGGTACCATTACTCCGGTGGTTTTGGGCGAGACAGAAATACCCGATGCGGTAGTAGCATCATTAAAAGAAAGTAAGAAGCTTTTTTAA
- a CDS encoding ion channel has translation MNPIKKIVFALSTILLIIITGTIGFMYLEGYNILDAIAVTIATLTTSTVGFGNLVPHTVSGKILTLMIITLGVSLVAYVFGSVVGIILEGQLKNIVGRTKMLKKISSLENHIIVCGAGRVG, from the coding sequence TTGAATCCGATAAAAAAGATTGTTTTTGCCCTGAGTACTATTCTTTTAATTATTATTACAGGTACCATCGGGTTTATGTACCTTGAAGGGTACAATATACTTGATGCTATTGCTGTCACGATAGCAACCCTGACCACCAGTACGGTGGGTTTCGGTAATTTGGTACCACATACCGTTTCCGGTAAAATCTTGACATTGATGATTATAACACTGGGAGTTAGTTTAGTTGCTTATGTTTTTGGCAGTGTGGTAGGTATTATACTGGAAGGACAATTAAAAAACATAGTGGGGCGAACAAAAATGCTAAAAAAGATTAGTTCTCTGGAAAACCATATAATCGTTTGC